The following are encoded in a window of Citrobacter freundii genomic DNA:
- the nrdI gene encoding class Ib ribonucleoside-diphosphate reductase assembly flavoprotein NrdI — protein MSTLVYFSSSSENTHRFIQRLGLPAVRIPLNERERIQVDEPYILVVPSYGGGGTAGAVPRQVIRFLNDPHNRALICGVIAAGNRNFGDAYGRAGDVISQKCAVPWLYRFELMGTPGDIDNVRKGVSEFWQQQPQNA, from the coding sequence ATGAGCACCCTCGTCTACTTCTCCAGCAGCTCTGAAAATACCCATCGCTTTATACAGCGTCTGGGGCTGCCCGCCGTGCGAATTCCGCTTAACGAACGCGAGCGGATCCAGGTAGACGAACCTTACATTTTAGTCGTGCCGTCTTACGGCGGCGGCGGTACGGCAGGCGCGGTCCCGCGACAGGTGATCCGCTTTTTAAACGATCCCCACAATCGGGCGTTAATTTGCGGCGTCATCGCCGCCGGCAATCGCAATTTCGGCGACGCCTACGGCCGCGCGGGTGACGTAATTTCACAAAAATGCGCCGTGCCGTGGCTCTATCGCTTTGAGCTGATGGGGACGCCAGGCGACATCGACAACGTGCGAAAAGGAGTGAGCGAATTTTGGCAACAACAACCGCAGAACGCGTAG
- the nrdE gene encoding class 1b ribonucleoside-diphosphate reductase subunit alpha: protein MATTTAERVVQPTLDYHALNAMLNLYDNAGCIQFEKDHQAVDAFMTNHVQPNSVVFASQDARLDTLVSEGYYDESVLTRYDRAFVVKLFAHAHASGFRFQTFLGAWKYYTSYTLKTFDGKRYLEDFADRVTMVALTLAQGDETLALRLTDDMLAGRFQPATPTFLNCGKAQRGELVSCFLLRIEDNMESIGRAVNSALQLSKRGGGVAFLLSSLREAGAPIKRIENQSSGVIPVMKMLEDAFSYANQLGARQGAGAVYLHAHHPDILRFLDTKRENADEKIRIKTLSLGVVIPDVTFRLAKENAQMALFSPYDVERIYGKPFSDIAVSERYDELLADARVRKRYINARDFFQRLAEIQFESGYPYILFEDTVNRANPIAGRINMSNLCAEILQVNSASTYDENLDYAQIGRDISCNLGSLNIAHTMDSPDFGRTVETAVRGLTAVSDMSHIRSVPSIEAGNSASHAIGLGQMNLHGYLAREGIAYGSAEGLDFTNLYFYTVTWHALHTSMLLAKERGQTFAGFNQSRYASGEYFDRYLSGDWQPKTEKVRALFATRGVTLPTREMWSQLREDVMRYGIYNQNLQAVPPTGSISYINHATSSIHPIVSKVEIRKEGKTGRVYYPAPFMTNENLALYQDAYEIGPQKIIDTYAEATKHVDQGLSLTLFFPDTATTRDINKAQIYAWKKGIKTLYYIRLRQLALEGTEIEGCVSCAL from the coding sequence TTGGCAACAACAACCGCAGAACGCGTAGTTCAGCCCACGCTGGATTATCACGCACTTAACGCCATGCTGAATCTGTACGATAACGCCGGGTGTATTCAGTTTGAGAAAGACCATCAGGCGGTGGACGCGTTTATGACAAATCACGTGCAGCCCAACTCGGTGGTGTTTGCCAGCCAGGACGCGCGTCTGGATACGCTGGTAAGCGAAGGTTATTACGACGAAAGCGTTTTAACCCGTTACGATCGCGCTTTCGTGGTGAAGCTGTTTGCCCACGCTCACGCCAGCGGGTTTCGCTTCCAGACCTTTCTCGGCGCATGGAAGTATTACACCAGCTATACGCTGAAAACCTTTGACGGTAAACGCTACCTCGAGGATTTTGCCGATCGCGTGACGATGGTGGCGCTGACGCTGGCACAGGGTGATGAGACGCTTGCCCTGCGACTCACCGACGATATGCTCGCCGGGCGTTTTCAGCCCGCCACGCCAACCTTCCTTAATTGCGGCAAAGCCCAGCGCGGCGAGCTGGTCTCCTGCTTCCTGTTACGTATTGAAGACAATATGGAGTCCATTGGTCGGGCGGTAAATTCGGCGCTGCAGCTTTCCAAACGCGGTGGCGGCGTGGCGTTTCTGCTCTCCAGCCTGCGCGAAGCCGGGGCACCGATTAAGCGTATTGAAAACCAGTCTTCCGGGGTGATCCCGGTGATGAAGATGCTGGAAGATGCGTTTTCGTATGCCAACCAACTGGGCGCGCGACAGGGCGCGGGTGCGGTGTATTTGCACGCGCACCACCCGGATATTCTGCGCTTTCTCGATACCAAGCGCGAAAACGCCGATGAAAAAATTCGCATTAAAACGCTGTCACTTGGCGTGGTGATCCCGGATGTTACCTTCCGTCTGGCAAAAGAGAATGCGCAGATGGCGCTGTTCTCCCCCTATGACGTGGAGCGTATTTACGGGAAACCGTTTAGCGACATCGCCGTCAGCGAACGCTATGACGAGTTACTCGCCGACGCACGCGTGCGCAAGCGGTACATTAACGCCCGTGACTTCTTCCAGCGGTTGGCGGAAATCCAGTTTGAGTCCGGCTACCCCTACATCCTGTTTGAAGACACGGTGAACCGCGCCAACCCCATTGCCGGTCGCATCAACATGAGCAACTTGTGCGCGGAAATTTTGCAGGTCAACAGCGCCTCAACCTACGATGAAAACCTCGACTACGCGCAGATTGGACGCGACATCTCCTGCAATCTCGGCTCGCTGAACATTGCCCACACCATGGATTCGCCGGACTTTGGCCGCACCGTTGAAACAGCGGTTCGCGGCTTAACCGCCGTCTCCGACATGAGCCACATCCGCAGCGTTCCGTCGATTGAAGCCGGAAACAGCGCTTCGCACGCGATTGGGCTAGGGCAGATGAACCTGCATGGCTATCTGGCACGCGAAGGTATTGCCTATGGTTCAGCGGAGGGGCTGGATTTCACCAATCTCTATTTCTACACCGTCACCTGGCATGCCCTGCATACCTCCATGTTGCTGGCCAAAGAGCGTGGCCAGACCTTTGCCGGATTCAACCAGTCACGTTACGCCAGCGGCGAGTATTTTGATCGCTATTTAAGCGGCGACTGGCAGCCAAAAACCGAGAAAGTCCGCGCACTGTTTGCCACTCGCGGCGTGACGCTGCCGACGCGTGAAATGTGGTCACAGCTGCGTGAGGATGTGATGCGCTACGGTATTTATAACCAGAATTTACAGGCGGTGCCGCCAACCGGCTCCATCTCCTACATCAACCATGCCACCTCAAGTATTCATCCGATTGTGTCTAAGGTGGAGATTCGCAAAGAGGGTAAAACCGGGCGTGTGTATTACCCTGCCCCGTTTATGACCAACGAAAATCTGGCGCTGTATCAGGATGCCTACGAGATTGGCCCGCAAAAAATCATCGATACCTACGCCGAGGCAACCAAACACGTCGATCAGGGGCTGTCGCTGACGCTGTTTTTCCCGGACACCGCCACCACCCGCGATATCAACAAAGCGCAAATCTACGCGTGGAAAAAAGGCATCAAAACGCTGTACTACATCCGACTGCGCCAGCTGGCGCTGGAAGGTACTGAAATTGAAGGCTGCGTGTCATGCGCGCTGTAA
- the nrdH gene encoding glutaredoxin-like protein NrdH — MRIIIYTRNNCIQCHATKRAMEGRGLDVEMINVDLAPELAETLREQGFRQLPVVVAGETRWSGFRPDMINRLRPQPHVANT, encoded by the coding sequence ATGCGTATTATTATTTACACTCGCAATAACTGTATTCAGTGCCACGCCACGAAACGGGCGATGGAAGGTCGTGGGCTTGACGTCGAGATGATCAATGTCGATCTGGCCCCCGAGCTGGCAGAAACCCTGCGCGAGCAGGGGTTTCGCCAATTACCGGTGGTGGTAGCAGGGGAAACCCGCTGGTCAGGATTTCGCCCGGACATGATCAATCGTCTGCGTCCGCAGCCCCACGTGGCCAACACATGA
- a CDS encoding carboxymuconolactone decarboxylase family protein: MTMLRQPYYELSPEIYNALVQASKALENCALEPTLTELIYLRVSQINGCAFCLEMHSKALRKSGVEQAKLDALAGWRVSHHFSDQERAALAWAESVTHIASTHAEDDVYLPLLNHFSAKEISDLTFAISLMNCFNRLAVGMRM, encoded by the coding sequence ATGACGATGTTACGCCAGCCCTATTATGAACTTAGCCCTGAAATCTATAACGCTCTGGTTCAGGCCAGCAAAGCGCTGGAAAACTGCGCGTTGGAGCCTACACTGACGGAGTTGATTTACCTGCGGGTCTCGCAAATCAACGGCTGCGCGTTTTGTCTGGAAATGCACAGTAAAGCCCTGCGTAAGTCTGGCGTAGAACAGGCCAAACTGGATGCGCTGGCAGGATGGCGCGTCAGCCACCATTTCAGTGATCAGGAACGCGCAGCGCTGGCATGGGCCGAATCCGTTACCCACATCGCCTCGACGCACGCCGAAGACGACGTTTATTTGCCGCTGCTGAACCATTTTAGCGCCAAAGAGATAAGCGATCTGACGTTCGCCATTAGCCTGATGAACTGCTTTAACCGTCTGGCAGTAGGCATGCGCATGTAA